The Malus sylvestris chromosome 12, drMalSylv7.2, whole genome shotgun sequence genome contains a region encoding:
- the LOC126594182 gene encoding bifunctional TH2 protein, mitochondrial-like isoform X2: MRYELAEDCADDDDAKPVISELRRAVLQELKMHDSFVKEWGLQGAKETPINSAAVKYTDFLLATASGKVEGVKGPGKLATPFERTKVAAYTLGAMTPCMRLYAFLGKEFKALLDPSKGSHPYLKWIDSYSSESFQASAVQIEELLDKLSVSLTGEELDIIENLYHQAMKLEIEFFSAQSLVQPTAVPLIREHNPEEDRLMIFSDFDLTCTVVDSSAILAEIAIVTAPKSDQHQPENHLARMSSADLRNTWGLLSRQYTEEYEQCIESIVPTEKAVFDYENLLKALEKLSDFERKANNRVTKSEVLKGLNLEDIKRAGERLILQDGCINFFQKIAKSENINANVHVLSYCWCGDLIRSAFSSGGLNELDVHANEFTFEESISTGDIVKKVESPIDKVKSFKDILKNCSNDRKNLTVYIGDSVGDLLCLLEADIGIVIGSSSSLRRVATQFGVSFVPLFPGLVKKQKECTDGRSPSWKGLTGILYTVNSWAEIHAFILGC; the protein is encoded by the exons ATGag GTATGAATTGGCAGAAGATTGTGCAGACGATGATGATGCAAAGcctgtgatttctgagttgagGAGGGCAGTTCTGCAGGAGCTGAAAATGCATGATTCATTTGTGAAG GAATGGGGTTTACAGGGTGCTAAAGAAACCCCTATCAACTCCGCTGCAGTGAAGTACACAGATTTCTTATTGGCAACAGCCTCTGGAAAAGTTGAAGGAGTTAAGGGACCTGGTAAACTTGCAACTCCATTTGAAAGAACCAAAGTGGCTGCTTACACCCTTGGCGCTATGACTCCTTGTATGAGGCTGTATGCCTTTCTTGGTAAGGAGTTCAAGGCACTTCTAGATCCCAGCAAAGGCAGTCACCCGTACTTGAAGTGGATTGACAGTTATTCTTCTGAAAGTTTTCAG GCATCAGCTGTGCAAATCGAAGAGCTGCTCGATAAACTAAGTGTCTCTTTGACAGGCGAGGAGCTTGACATCATCGAAAATCTTTATCACCAAGCAATGAAACTTGAGATCGAGTTCTTCTCTGCTCAGTCTCTTGTTCAGCCAACTGCAGTTCCTCTGATCAGAGAACATAACCCTGAAGAAGATCGGCTCATGATATTTTCTGATTTCGATTTGACTTGTACAGTCGTTGATTCATCTGCCATTTTGGCTGAAATTGCAATAGTAACAGCACCAAAATCTGATCAACATCAACCCGAAAATCATCTTGCTCGGATGTCTTCGGCTGATCTCAGGAATACATGGGGTCTTCTTTCCAGGCAGTACACAGAAGAGTATGAGCAATGCATAGAAAGCATTGTTCCCACTGAAAAAG CCGTGTTTGACTATGAAAATCTGCTAAAAGCACTAGAGAAACTTTCAGATTTTGAGAGGAAGGCAAACAATAGAGTCACAAAGTCTGAAGTACTCAAGGGTCTAAATCTCGAAGATATAAAAAGAGCTGGTGAACGTCTCATTCTTCAAGATGGTTGTATTAATTTCTTCCAGAAAATTGCCAAGAGTGAAAACATCAATGCAAATGTTCATGTTCTTTCATACTGTTGGTGTGGTGATCTCATAAGATCGGCCTTTTCATCAG GGGGTTTAAACGAGCTGGATGTACATGCAAATGAGTTTACCTTCGAGGAATCCATCTCCACAGGTGATATTGTTAAGAAGGTGGAGTCCCCTATTGACAAGGTTAAATCTTTTAAagatattttgaaaaattgcAGCAATGACAGAAAGAACTTGACAGTTTACATTGGAGACTCAGTGGGTGACTTACTTTGTCTGCTGGAGGCGGATATTGGAATCGTAATTGGGTCAAGTTCAAGCCTTAGGAGAGTGGCGACTCAGTTTGGGGTATCTTTTGTTCCGTTGTTCCCGGGTTTAGTTAAGAAACAGAAAGAATGCACAGATGGAAGGTCTCCTAGTTGGAAAGGGTTAACCGGTATTCTTTACACAGTGAATAGTTGGGCGGAAATACATGCCTTCATTTTGGGGTGTTAg
- the LOC126594182 gene encoding bifunctional TH2 protein, mitochondrial-like isoform X1 produces the protein MRILFPPNPIKTPTLFNSLRLRFNSLRSQCANSMAVPPPKSAMASAVVDNEVGLARRFWIKFKRESIFAKYTPFTLCLAAGNLKIETFRDYIAQDVHFLKAFAHAYELAEDCADDDDAKPVISELRRAVLQELKMHDSFVKEWGLQGAKETPINSAAVKYTDFLLATASGKVEGVKGPGKLATPFERTKVAAYTLGAMTPCMRLYAFLGKEFKALLDPSKGSHPYLKWIDSYSSESFQASAVQIEELLDKLSVSLTGEELDIIENLYHQAMKLEIEFFSAQSLVQPTAVPLIREHNPEEDRLMIFSDFDLTCTVVDSSAILAEIAIVTAPKSDQHQPENHLARMSSADLRNTWGLLSRQYTEEYEQCIESIVPTEKAVFDYENLLKALEKLSDFERKANNRVTKSEVLKGLNLEDIKRAGERLILQDGCINFFQKIAKSENINANVHVLSYCWCGDLIRSAFSSGGLNELDVHANEFTFEESISTGDIVKKVESPIDKVKSFKDILKNCSNDRKNLTVYIGDSVGDLLCLLEADIGIVIGSSSSLRRVATQFGVSFVPLFPGLVKKQKECTDGRSPSWKGLTGILYTVNSWAEIHAFILGC, from the exons ATGCGCATACTCTTCCCCCCAAACCCGATCAAAACCCCAACTCTCTTCAACTCCCTCCGTCTGCGATTCAACTCGCTCCGATCCCAGTGTGCCAACTCAATGGCCGTACCTCCGCCGAAGTCAGCCATGGCTTCCGCCGTCGTCGACAACGAGGTGGGTCTCGCCCGCCGCTTCTGGATCAAGTTCAAGCGAGAATCGATTTTCGCTAAGTACACTCCCTTCACGCTCTGTTTGGCTGCTGGGAATCTAAAGATTGAAACTTTCCGCGATTATATTGCCCAAGATGTTCACTTTCTCAAGGCCTTCGCTCACGC GTATGAATTGGCAGAAGATTGTGCAGACGATGATGATGCAAAGcctgtgatttctgagttgagGAGGGCAGTTCTGCAGGAGCTGAAAATGCATGATTCATTTGTGAAG GAATGGGGTTTACAGGGTGCTAAAGAAACCCCTATCAACTCCGCTGCAGTGAAGTACACAGATTTCTTATTGGCAACAGCCTCTGGAAAAGTTGAAGGAGTTAAGGGACCTGGTAAACTTGCAACTCCATTTGAAAGAACCAAAGTGGCTGCTTACACCCTTGGCGCTATGACTCCTTGTATGAGGCTGTATGCCTTTCTTGGTAAGGAGTTCAAGGCACTTCTAGATCCCAGCAAAGGCAGTCACCCGTACTTGAAGTGGATTGACAGTTATTCTTCTGAAAGTTTTCAG GCATCAGCTGTGCAAATCGAAGAGCTGCTCGATAAACTAAGTGTCTCTTTGACAGGCGAGGAGCTTGACATCATCGAAAATCTTTATCACCAAGCAATGAAACTTGAGATCGAGTTCTTCTCTGCTCAGTCTCTTGTTCAGCCAACTGCAGTTCCTCTGATCAGAGAACATAACCCTGAAGAAGATCGGCTCATGATATTTTCTGATTTCGATTTGACTTGTACAGTCGTTGATTCATCTGCCATTTTGGCTGAAATTGCAATAGTAACAGCACCAAAATCTGATCAACATCAACCCGAAAATCATCTTGCTCGGATGTCTTCGGCTGATCTCAGGAATACATGGGGTCTTCTTTCCAGGCAGTACACAGAAGAGTATGAGCAATGCATAGAAAGCATTGTTCCCACTGAAAAAG CCGTGTTTGACTATGAAAATCTGCTAAAAGCACTAGAGAAACTTTCAGATTTTGAGAGGAAGGCAAACAATAGAGTCACAAAGTCTGAAGTACTCAAGGGTCTAAATCTCGAAGATATAAAAAGAGCTGGTGAACGTCTCATTCTTCAAGATGGTTGTATTAATTTCTTCCAGAAAATTGCCAAGAGTGAAAACATCAATGCAAATGTTCATGTTCTTTCATACTGTTGGTGTGGTGATCTCATAAGATCGGCCTTTTCATCAG GGGGTTTAAACGAGCTGGATGTACATGCAAATGAGTTTACCTTCGAGGAATCCATCTCCACAGGTGATATTGTTAAGAAGGTGGAGTCCCCTATTGACAAGGTTAAATCTTTTAAagatattttgaaaaattgcAGCAATGACAGAAAGAACTTGACAGTTTACATTGGAGACTCAGTGGGTGACTTACTTTGTCTGCTGGAGGCGGATATTGGAATCGTAATTGGGTCAAGTTCAAGCCTTAGGAGAGTGGCGACTCAGTTTGGGGTATCTTTTGTTCCGTTGTTCCCGGGTTTAGTTAAGAAACAGAAAGAATGCACAGATGGAAGGTCTCCTAGTTGGAAAGGGTTAACCGGTATTCTTTACACAGTGAATAGTTGGGCGGAAATACATGCCTTCATTTTGGGGTGTTAg
- the LOC126592590 gene encoding uncharacterized protein LOC126592590 → MAATASSNASAEALSNLRIVVESNLSDSRLSELGINSWPKWGCPPGKYTLKFDAAETCYLVKGKVKVYPRKGSSSSSSSDFVEFGAGDLVTIPKGVSCIWDVSVAIDKHYKFDSS, encoded by the exons ATGGCAGCTACAGCATCATCAAATGCTTCTGCAGAAGCACTTTCCAATCTAAGAATCGTAGTAGAAAGCAATCTCTCTGATTCACGATTATCTGAGTTGGGTATTAACTCATGGCCCAA ATGGGGGTGTCCGCCTGGAAAGTACACATTGAAGTTTGACGCAGCGGAAACATGTTATCTGGTGAAAGGCAAAGTGAAGGTATACCCTAGAAAAggctcatcatcatcatcgtctTCAGATTTTGTAGAGTTTGGTGCTGGGGACCTTGTGACCATTCCCAAGGGAGTCAGTTGCATATGGGACGTCTCAGTTGCTATCGATAAACACTACAAATTCGATTCTTCGTGA
- the LOC126594032 gene encoding uncharacterized protein LOC126594032 translates to MGENSEWVTPGEVLGKASKFKAGRGAYVSTDKLTVYASLTGSRRILSPPSDSPDQRPTVEVTGHKAHGAIPEPGSVVIARVTKVMERMASADILCLGTKSVREKFSGIIRLQDVRATEIDKVDMLSSFRLGDIVRAHVLSLGDARAYYLSTAKNELGVISAQSAASGETMVPISWTEMQCPRTGQIEQRKVAKVGG, encoded by the exons ATGGGAGAAAATAGTGAGTGGGTAACCCCAGGGGAAGTTCTCGGTAAAGCCTCCAAGTTCAAAGCAGGCAGAGGTGCCTACGTGTCCACCGACAAGCTCACCGTCTACGCTTCCCTCACTGGGTCCCGCCGTATCCTATCCCCCCCTTCCGACTCGCCCGACCAG AGACCCACTGTGGAAGTAACTGGTCACAAGGCCCATGGTGCCATTCCAGAGCCTGGATCAGTTGTCATTGCTAGA GTTACCAAAGTGATGGAAAGGATGGCTTCTGCTGATATTTTGTGTCTTGGCACGAAATCTGTGCGAGAAAAGTTTAGTGGCATAATTAG GCTTCAAGATGTAAGAGCCACCGAAATTGATAAAGTGGATATGCTTTCGTCTTTTCGCCTGGGTGACATTGTCAGAGCTCATGTT CTGTCCCTTGGAGATGCTAGGGCTTATTATCTGTCAACTGCAAAGAATGAATTGGGTGTTATTTCGGCACAGAGTGCTGCATCAG GTGAAACAATGGTACCAATAAGCTGGACAGAGATGCAGTGCCCCAGGACAGGGCAAATCGAGCAAAGAAAGGTCGCTAAGGTCGGAGGATGA
- the LOC126594022 gene encoding PR5-like receptor kinase — MSFPSFSSSSIPFILSLTTMLRRIRLLACVIAISFVVCHDAKEEGNCRRHASCGDLLDIRYPFRLRTGSEVNCPGYPAELSCDHNRTTLNLFNATYYVKAPINYEHHTIHVVDPGLLNDSCPFRPLNWLTSENFSQISYSYYVDYRYLSFFDCLLPVESPDYVELNCSNTNSSSATTSHSYILVKDGVNNLQPSCTLTGVVMASDIIPEDGSGPSVSFIRDLLINGMELSWDGILPHNYCYARYQSLYCFGENMKKDLIEAAKIIGWFLMARMILGVVVLLGFCCYKLYWKKFPKHEAVEEYLLACKNRITRYSYSDIKKMTIELKNKVRQKGFWKKFLNDAVQKFLDACKNVKRRKYFYSDVKMIVVSLKQRSQGVYSKKFQKDDAVEEFLDAYKNLMPRRYSYSDIKKITIDFKDKLGQGGFGSVFKGELSGGHLVAVKMLSGSKGEGLDFISEVATIGRIHHVNVVQLIGFCSERSKRALVYDFMPNGSLEKHIFSEKETGVVLGWDRMHEIALGVARAIEYLHQGCDMQILHFDIKPHNILLDGNYTAKISDFGLARLYARDHNTLSLTAPRGTMGYIAPEMFYRILGSVSYKADVYSFGKLLMKMTDRRKNLNAHAQNSSQIYFPSWIYDQLDRGLSVEIVDACENDKKIAKKMIMVALWCIQLKPADRPSMSKVVEMLEGEVEALQMPPKPFFCPQQMPMEDPHGGTDSE; from the exons ATGAGTTTtccctctttttcttcctcctcaatTCCGTTCATCTTATCGCTTACTACAATGCTGAGAAGAATCCGGTTACTAGCATGTGTTATAGCTATCAGCTTTGTAGTGTGCCATGATGCTAAggaagaaggaaactgtcggaGGCATGCTTCATGTGGAGATCTTCTAGACATTCGATACCCTTTTCGCCTGAGAACCGGTTCTGAAGTTAATTGCCCCGGCTATCCAGCTGAGCTATCGTGCGACCATAACCGCACCACCTTAAATCTCTTCAATGCTACATATTATGTCAAAGCGCCAATCAACTATGAGCATCATACAATCCATGTTGTGGATCCTGGTTTGCTAAACGATTCTTGCCCTTTCAGGCCTCTCAACTGGCTAACAAGCGAGAACTTTAGCCAAATTTCATATAGCTATTACGTTGATTACCGTTATCTATCCTTCTTCGATTGCTTGTTACCAGTTGAGTCTCCGGATTACGTAGAACTGAACTGCAGTAATACTAACTCATCATCTGCCACAACATCACATTCTTATATTTTGGTGAAAGATGGGGTGAACAATCTTCAACCCTCTTGTACTCTGACCGGAGTCGTTATGGCTTCTGATATTATCCCAGAAGATGGAAGTGGCCCTTCAGTTTCTTTTATCCGTGATCTTTTAATAAATGGTATGGAGCTTTCGTGGGATGGAATTCTCCCCCACAACTACTGCTACGCCCGATACCAATCCCTCTACT GTTTCGGTGAAAACATGAAGAAGG ATCTCATAGAAGCCGCCAAGATCATCG GATGGTTTCTGATGGCGCGGATGATACTCGGcgttgttgttttgttgggtttcTGTTGCTACAAACTGTACTGGAAAAAGTTCCCCAAGCATGAAGCAGTTGAAGAATACTTGCTTGCTTGCAAGAATCGAATAACAAGGTACTCGTATTCGGATATTAAGAAAATGACGATTGAGTTAAAAAATAAAGTCAGACAAAAGGGCTTCTGGAAAAAGTTCCTGAATGATGCAGTTCAAAAGTTCTTGGATGCATGCAAGAATGTTAAGAGAAGAAAGTACTTTTATTCAGACGTCAAGATGATTGTAGTTTCTTTGAAACAACGGAGTCAAGGAGTGTATTCGAAAAAATTCCAAAAGGATGATGCAGTTgaagaattcttggatgcataCAAGAATCTTATGCCGAGAAGGTATTCGTATTCAGATATTAAGAAGATTACAATCGATTTCAAAGATAAACTCGGCCAGGGGGGCTTTGGTTCCGTCTTCAAAGGAGAGCTTTCGGGTGGTCATCTTGTTGCAGTCAAGATGTTGAGTGGCTCCAAAGGTGAAGGGCTAGATTTCATCAGTGAAGTTGCCACAATTGGAAGAATTCATCATGTCAATGTGGTGCAACTAATTGGATTTTGTTCTGAGAGATCCAAAAGAGCTCTTGTTTACGACTTCATGCCTAATGGTTCCCTCGAAAAACATATATTTTCGGAGAAGGAAACAGGCGTTGTTCTTGGTTGGGATAGAATGCATGAGATAGCTCTTGGGGTGGCTCGTGCGATCGAATATCTGCACCAGGGATGTGATATGCAAATCCTGCACTTCGACATCAAACCTCACAACATTCTTCTTGATGGAAACTACACTGCTAAAATTTCCGACTTTGGTCTTGCGAGATTATACGCTAGAGATCATAACACTCTTTCTCTTACTGCTCCAAGAGGCACGATGGGATACATAGCTCCAGAAATGTTCTACAGAATCCTCGGAAGCGTTTCATACAAAGCTGATGTTTATAGCTTCGGAAAGCTGCTAATGAAAATGACCGATCGGAGGAAGAACTTGAATGCACATGCACAAAATTCAAGCCAAATATACTTCCCTTCCTGGATTTATGATCAACTGGACAGAGGATTGAGTGTTGAAATTGTGGATGCCTGTGAGAACGATAAGAAAATAGCCAAGAAGATGATCATGGTTGCGTTGTGGTGCATACAATTGAAGCCGGCGGATCGCCCTTCCATGAGCAAAGTCGTAGAGATGCTTGAAGGGGAAGTCGAAGCCCTACAGATGCCTCCGAAACCTTTCTTCTGTCCCCAACAGATGCCGATGGAGGATCCGCATGGTGGCACGGACAGTGAATAG